One Haloterrigena salifodinae DNA window includes the following coding sequences:
- a CDS encoding alpha/beta hydrolase — translation MSDVLIPGGRDVRGTLEEPPDGTDAIVVACPPHPQQGGSRSDGRLVAVAAALRGLGIASLRFDYGPWDEGYGEREDVRNAVRWARKKYDGGGCKSADDGETDADALPVGVFGYSFGASLALLAAADVDPDAVVVLAPTARLGNDLDTLAALEALEMPIHVLYGERDTTVDWEPVAERARERGDTVTALAGDHFFLGKRDAIASEVATFFAEAFRETT, via the coding sequence ATGAGCGACGTCTTGATTCCGGGGGGTCGCGACGTCCGCGGGACGCTCGAGGAACCGCCAGATGGGACCGATGCGATCGTCGTCGCCTGTCCACCCCATCCCCAGCAGGGGGGATCGCGCAGCGACGGGCGCCTCGTGGCGGTCGCAGCGGCGCTTCGCGGGTTGGGAATTGCCAGCCTCCGGTTCGATTACGGCCCGTGGGACGAGGGGTATGGCGAGCGCGAGGACGTGCGCAATGCCGTCCGCTGGGCTCGTAAGAAATACGACGGTGGGGGTTGTAAATCGGCCGACGACGGTGAAACGGACGCTGACGCGCTCCCAGTCGGCGTCTTCGGCTACAGTTTCGGCGCGTCGCTGGCGCTACTCGCCGCAGCGGATGTCGACCCCGACGCTGTCGTGGTTCTCGCGCCGACAGCGCGACTTGGCAACGATCTCGACACACTGGCCGCGCTCGAGGCCCTCGAGATGCCGATCCACGTCCTGTACGGCGAGCGGGACACGACTGTCGACTGGGAACCGGTGGCCGAACGCGCTCGTGAACGCGGCGACACGGTCACCGCGCTGGCCGGCGACCACTTCTTCCTCGGCAAACGCGACGCCATCGCGAGCGAGGTTGCGACGTTCTTCGCGGAGGCGTTTCGCGAGACGACGTAA
- a CDS encoding SDR family NAD(P)-dependent oxidoreductase: protein MKLVEDRVAVVTGAASGIGRTTAKTFADHGASVVVADVDADAGAETVAEIADDGGEATFVQTDVSDPDDAKAMIETAVDEFGGIDVLYNNAAIEGPVARLDEYENDAFEQVIEVNLKGVWYGMKYGIEAMLADGGGSIISASSIGGEVAVPQYSGYGAAKAAVSHLTKYAAIEYAEDGIRANAVAPGIVRTNMIERTIEEHPEMEAQFLETEPMPGLADPQEIANAVLFLGSDLSSRVTGTTLPVEGGYLAQ, encoded by the coding sequence ATGAAATTAGTCGAGGACCGAGTTGCGGTCGTTACGGGAGCGGCATCCGGAATCGGACGGACGACGGCGAAGACGTTCGCGGACCACGGCGCGTCGGTCGTTGTCGCCGACGTGGACGCCGACGCCGGCGCGGAGACGGTCGCGGAGATCGCTGACGACGGCGGTGAGGCGACGTTCGTTCAGACGGACGTGTCCGACCCCGACGACGCCAAAGCGATGATCGAGACCGCGGTCGACGAATTCGGCGGCATCGACGTCCTCTACAACAATGCCGCCATCGAAGGCCCCGTCGCGCGACTCGACGAGTACGAGAACGACGCCTTCGAACAGGTCATCGAGGTGAACCTGAAAGGCGTCTGGTACGGGATGAAGTACGGTATCGAGGCGATGCTGGCCGACGGCGGCGGATCGATCATCAGCGCCTCCTCGATCGGCGGCGAGGTCGCGGTTCCGCAGTACAGCGGCTACGGGGCGGCGAAAGCAGCCGTCAGCCACCTCACGAAGTACGCGGCAATCGAGTACGCCGAGGACGGCATCCGCGCCAACGCCGTCGCCCCAGGGATCGTCCGTACGAACATGATCGAGCGGACGATCGAGGAACACCCCGAGATGGAAGCACAGTTCCTGGAGACCGAGCCGATGCCCGGCCTCGCGGACCCCCAGGAAATCGCGAACGCCGTCCTCTTCCTCGGTTCGGACCTCTCGTCTCGAGTCACCGGGACCACGCTGCCCGTCGAGGGCGGCTACCTCGCCCAGTGA
- a CDS encoding FRG domain-containing protein gives MTTDNSLSTVRAESWADLQELVTAEMWMPHIGRHRSPFVFRGVPSQDHTLETSIKRFVGESGKWKLESLLLRNFHQYAVSEIEEPDSVWHLLSIAEHYGLPTRLLDWSFSPLVATYFAVRDGDTAHDGAVWAVDYRQLHDTLPEHYHRVLERTETDMLDVHLLSNATLESDAEAADAADEAPMRDLNDVSRLDDLWSERWGVDADEAADDQYVVFFRPPAIDDRIANQSAVFSFQSDPRLALDRWLEDRPDCYRKIVIPGERKLEFRDKLDQMNVNHRTLFPDLEGLTTWLKQYYQPQG, from the coding sequence ATGACCACCGACAACTCGCTGTCGACCGTCCGCGCCGAATCGTGGGCGGACCTGCAGGAACTGGTCACCGCGGAGATGTGGATGCCCCACATCGGCCGGCACCGCTCACCGTTCGTGTTTCGGGGGGTCCCCTCCCAGGACCACACCCTCGAGACCTCGATCAAGCGGTTCGTCGGGGAGTCGGGGAAGTGGAAACTCGAGTCGTTGCTGTTACGGAACTTCCACCAGTACGCCGTCAGCGAGATCGAGGAACCCGACTCGGTCTGGCACCTGCTCTCGATCGCCGAACACTACGGCCTGCCGACCCGGCTATTGGACTGGTCGTTCTCGCCGCTGGTCGCGACCTACTTCGCGGTCCGGGACGGCGACACCGCCCACGACGGCGCCGTCTGGGCGGTCGACTACCGGCAACTCCACGACACGCTACCGGAGCACTACCACCGCGTCCTCGAGCGGACCGAGACGGACATGCTCGACGTGCATCTGCTCTCGAACGCGACCCTTGAGTCCGACGCGGAGGCGGCCGACGCCGCCGACGAGGCGCCGATGCGCGACCTGAACGACGTCTCCCGGCTGGACGATCTCTGGAGCGAGCGCTGGGGCGTCGACGCCGACGAGGCGGCCGACGACCAGTACGTCGTCTTCTTCCGGCCGCCGGCGATCGACGACCGCATCGCCAACCAGTCGGCCGTCTTTTCGTTCCAGTCCGATCCCCGACTCGCCCTCGACCGGTGGCTCGAGGATCGCCCGGACTGCTACCGAAAGATCGTGATTCCGGGCGAGCGTAAACTCGAGTTCCGCGACAAGCTAGATCAGATGAACGTCAACCACCGGACGCTGTTTCCCGACCTCGAGGGGCTGACGACGTGGCTCAAGCAGTACTATCAGCCGCAGGGGTGA